Proteins from a single region of Arctopsyche grandis isolate Sample6627 chromosome 1, ASM5162203v2, whole genome shotgun sequence:
- the Aprt gene encoding adenine phosphoribosyltransferase: protein MSMETKISFIKEHIRDFPDFPKKGIIFRDILSALSNGSVCKVLNEVLIQYIKENFPDVEAIIALESRGFLFSFSVAAEFEIACIPIRKKGKLPGEVISRSYELEYGSDVFEVQKDSLKKPGLKCLIIDDLIATGGSMEAVIKLLESCNCDVIGCLAVIELVDLKGREKLANTPVHSFIQY from the exons ATGTCAATGGAGACCAAAATATCATTCATCAAAGAGCACATTAGAGATTTCCcagattttccaaaaaaaggAATTATATTTAG AGATATACTTTCGGCACTTAGCAACGGCTCCGTATGCAAAGTTTTAAACGAAGTACTAATCCAATACATCAAAGAAAACTTTCCCGATGTGGAGGCAATCATCGCTCTAGAATCCCGAGGATTCCTGTTCAGCTTTTCTGTGGCTGCTGAATTCGAAATAGCATGCATACCCATTCGAAAGAAAGGAAAACTTCCCGGAGAAGTAATTTCACGCTCCTACGAACTAGAATATGGatct GACGTTTTTGAAGTTCAAAAGGATTCATTGAAGAAACCAGGGTTGAAATGCCTGATCATAGATGATCTGATAGCTACGGGGGGTTCGATGGAAGCTGTCATCAAACTGCTGGAAAGTTGTAACTGTGATGTAATCGGATGTTTGGCCGTCATCGAACTAGTCGACTTGAAAGGACGTGAAAAGCTTGCAAATACCCCAGTGCACTCATTCAttcaatactga
- the mRpL54 gene encoding mitochondrial ribosomal protein L54 encodes MNCRLLLINFGIPALSRGYAIKTVQSSAGMMGLGKGKKPGAGVGGPATVKPVLPVETDAQKLVDYCCGTNTKITGEDVKLGADSDYPDWLWTINVGAPKKLSEMDPTTKAYWLRVRALGMRRNNKLNKIKPF; translated from the exons atgAATTGTCGACTCCTACTTATAAATTTCGGGATTCCCGCTTTGTCCAGAGGATATGCCATCAAAACAGTACAATCATCTGCCG GAATGATGGGTCTCGGCAAAGGAAAGAAGCCCGGAGCCGGAGTTGGAGGACCCGCCACAGTAAAGCCAGTTCTTCCCGTAGAAACAGACGCTCAAAAATTAGTCGACTATTGTTGTGGAACCAATACTAAGATTACAGGGGAAGACGTTAAA TTAGGAGCTGATAGTGATTATCCCGATTGGTTATGGACAATAAACGTCGGAGCTCCAAAAAAATTATCAGAAATGGACCCTACAACGAAAGCTTACTGGTTGAGAGTCCGAGCCTTAGGAATGCGAAGAAATAACAAACTTAATAAAATCAAACCTTTTTAA
- the Ski6 gene encoding exosome complex component Ski6, which produces MGERNLVSDQGLRLDGRRPGELRQIKCHMGVFSQADGSAYLQMGNTKVLVAIYGPHQVSNKNKNTQETAVINCQYSMATFSTGERKNRPRGDRKSEEMSIQLRQALSSTIKIELYPRSQIDIYFEVLQADGGNYCACVNAATLALIDAGIPVTEYICACTASLANGDIPLIDITHLEETTGGPNLTVAALPSSGNIALLAMSQRFHIDHIPKVLETALKGCKDIQAILDRVVRDHLTEVGNSIGWNAQTLPVL; this is translated from the exons ATGGGAGAACGTAATTTAGTATCCGATCAAGGCCTTCGTCTGGATGGTCGTCGTCCTGGTGAACTGCGTCAGATAAAATGTCACATGGGTGTATTTTCACAAGCAGACGGCAGTGCATACTTGCAAATGGGCAATACGAAAGTATTAGTCGCCATTTATGGACCCCATCAG gtatccaataaaaataaaaacacacaaGAAACAGCAGTCATAAATTGTCAATATAGTATGGCTACATTTTCCACAG GTGAAAGAAAAAATAGACCACGCGGTGATAGAAAATCTGAAGAAATGTCCATACAGCTACGTCAAGCGCTATCGTCGACTATAAAAATCGAATTGTATCCTCGGTCACAGATCGATATATACTTTGAAGTTTTGCAG GCTGACGGTGGTAATTACTGTGCTTGTGTCAATGCTGCGACCCTCGCTCTGATCGATGCTGGGATTCCCGTCACCGAGTATATCTGTGCATGCACGGCGAGTTTGGCTAACGGAGATATTCCGTTGATAGATATTACCCATCTTGAAGAGACGACCGGTGGACCAAATCTAACAGTGGCCGCTCTACCATCTAGTG GAAATATCGCGTTGCTCGCCATGTCCCAAAGATTTCACATTGATCACATTCCAAAAGTATTAGAAACTGCATTGAAAGGATGCAAGGATATACAA GCTATTTTAGATAGAGTTGTGCGAGATCATTTAACTGAAGTTGGAAATTCAATCGGTTGGAACGCCCAAACTCTCCCCgttctataa